The window AAGCTTTTATTTTCTCAAATTCAACAGACTTTAGTAGATTTATTTTCTATcataaattagaaaaaaaaagatTAGCAAAGGAAGATGTTAATATCTAAAACCAACACACTATCAGAAACATTTAATAAACATTGAATTGCGTCTTAGGAAGAATTATTTACATATAATCACATGAACTTTATTTGTACACATTTTTCTTTAACCTGAGTATAAAGTTaaaggaggacacacacacttttcccagTACACAGTGAATTCCAGTAGACAGTGAATTCCCAGCCTAAACTCAGCAATCAAATTCAAGTGGAATTACAAGGATAAAAACAACCCTATTCAATTAATTATTAAATGAACTACATTTAAAagtgatatgtactgtatacactgagtgtacaaaacattaaggagaCCGTCCTGATATTGAGTTGAAGGTAAAatgtctccccctcttcatctacagtgattgaagtggatttaacaagtgacatcaataaggaatcatagctttctatgtcagggaaagagcaggtgttcataatgttttgtccactcagtgtacattTGTAGATACAGTTTTTagacggaacaaaaatataaccgcaacatgcaacaatctctacgattttactgagttacacttcATAGAAGGaatattcattaggccctaatctatggatttcacgactgggcaAGGGCACAGCcataggtgggcctgggagggcataggcccacccatttGGGAGACAGGTccactcactggggagccaggcctagccaatcagaatgagttttaccccacaaaagggatttctacaaacagaaatactcctcagcaccccccctCAGACTGTCCcttgaagaagccggatgtgaatgtcctgggctggcgtggttacacgtggtctgcggttgtgaggccggttggatgtactgccaaatttgatcaaatgacgttggaggtggcttatggtagacaaattaccattcaattctctggcaacagctccagtcgacattcctgcagtcagcatgcaaattgcacgctccttcaaaacttgtgattgtgctgtgtgacaaaactgcacattttagagtggccttttattgtccgcagcacaaggtgcacctgtgtaatactcatgttgtttaatcagcttcttgatatgccacacctgtcaggtggatggattatcttggcaaatgggaaatgttcactaacagggatgtaaacaaatttgtgcacaatttgagagaaatacgttttttttgtacgtatggaacatttctgagatcttttatttcagctcatgaaaaatggcaACAACACCTTCACATGttgcaattatatttttgttcagtgtacatgatGTAGGACAGTAGATACAACCTATAGTGTCTGTAGTATTTACACATGGACTTTTTAAGGTCTAAGAGCACACATTGATCACTGAAAGGCATCACACCCAATTCTCCAGGGACCATAACAGTAAGTGCCTTAATTTTCTCACTCGGTCATGGCCTAGGTAGAGCTGTGTGAGTGGGGCATCTTCCTCACACCCGTCTCTCCTCACCTCGCCTGAAGGAACAAACAGTAACATGATTACGATGTGGTGTCTGATTGATTCCATTTGAATATCTAAACTGGGTTTatcattactaacatctagcattaGGAGATCAGCTCAAACTGATCTTTTGATAATGAgttatttattgaacctttatttctgcagttgacagtgagtgtAACACCAGTGACTATGAGAGTCAGGGGTGTGTATGTACCATGTGGGGTTTACTGATCACTGGTGCTGCGTTGGATGGCCCTCCCTTCAAGGCTGACATCAGTCCGAGAGGCTTTTGGCCGGTGAGCTGCATTACAGACAAAACATCACAAACGGATTGAGTTTTATAGCAGATCCTCCTGATCCCCAGAGCTTTATGGACTCATCATAATACTTGTGACGTAgccaaaaatatatagaaaatgcacacagacacacacacttgaaaCAGTGAATTTCTAAATCGGCATGAGACCTCCGTAGCCCGTAGCTACCGACAAACCATCGGTCAAACTGTGCTTCCTCCTCTTGACGTGTGGTTGTTATCGTCTGTCCATCCCTTCATTTATCTaggctgtctgtctcttcctgtgtccCCACCCCGACACCACTATTATGCTGACTGAGTCTTTCTCCTCAGCTATGCACCGGGACAACCATTATTGAAGGCAGTGTTTCCTTGGGTTACATTGCTCAACTGCTAACGTAGGGTTGTAGTGGGCTGGTAATGTAGTTCACTCAATACCATAGGGTCCCCACTGATAACAAGCTTCTTTGGTAGGATCTGCTTGCTATCTAAAGTTATTTACAGTTCTGATAGTGTGCGCAATTATTATTCTCTTACCTTAGGGTTACAGTTGGTTAGAGCGGTGGTGAGTGACTCGACATTCCCGTTGAGTGTTTTGACCTCAGCCTCCCTCAGAAtcagtctctctccctgcagGCTCTTCTCCTCCCTCAGCCGGTTCTGTTCCTTCAGCAgggtctctacctgcctgtcgtGGTTCTCCCGGATCTCTAACAGTAGCCTGCTGCCCTCCGCCGCCGTCACGCTGCGGTTTTGGACACACTGCTGGAGGTCAAGGGTCAGATGGCTGTTCTGGACCTCCAGGCGACTGGACTGGACCTGGATGTTTGCCACCTGGATGAAGAGGATAACATATTGTAGCAAATTCTTGGGGTATCCCCAACCGGGACTTGAACCAGGGGTCCAGagactgtcaagccaacaccttaactGTTATACTAAGAGGTCCGAACCTCTTGAAAAGGTCGCTAGGTGTTGGATTAATTAAGATGCTCTACAGAGCCAGGTTGCTGGATGTTTGTTTGTAGAAAGTGATGTGCAAATATACTttaattgattaattgattgatacTGTAGGCAGTTGGGTAaagcagaaacagactgagaaCACTGGCTAACCTGTAAACTCCATGCTAAATTGAACATACCAATACTTTCAAAGTATGTTACATAAATATTTGACCCAGGTCTGGTTCTTCTACATACCTTGTTCCCCACGTTGTCCAGGTATCTCTGGAACTTGTCCTCAACCTCCTTAGACAGGTTGGAGCATCTGGCCCTGATGTTCTCCATCTGCTCTGTCTGCTTCTCACAGGTCAGGTGAAAGGTCATGGAGTGGGGGAACAGGTTGTCGATGCGCACCAGGAAGTTACTGGTCACCATTTGGATCCCCTCCAGAGACTTAGCAAAGTCCTCTTTACACTTCTGGGTGTAGAGTTTCAGGTGTTCCTTCAGGTTGTTGTTCTCCCTCCGCAAAGAGATGGTCTCAAGGTTGTGGGCGTCACGGTCCTTGATGGCATTGTCCCTCTCGATGCGGATGTACTGGTTGGTCTGGGTGAAGTTGGCTTCGATCAGTTTGATCATTGCTGCCTGCTGGGAGTTCAGAGACTGGAGGGTTTTTACCTCAGCTGAGGAGAAAAGATATCACAGCAGAAATTGTTGTGACTTGTTATTAGATTGAAATGTTTGGGTCAATGTACTGTGTCACTGTGTCAGGTCTCTATCCCAGTATTAGAATAGAACGCTCTGCCTAAGCCTGAGGGACAAAGGGGAAGTAGTAACGTACTGTTAGGAGTGGCGAAGATGAAAGGTGTGGTGGGTCCCCGGACTTGGGTAGCACGGCTCATCTCTAGTTTCTTCTTGTCTGTTTCACACTGGCTCTGTGGAGGACAGAAAGTGTCAGGTTTATTCTCCATAAATGTTAGCTATTGAAATAAACTGGCACTTTTTGGGAGAAAAGTTAGTTTGCAGATATTCTTGCATTATAGTCATGTAAGcgcaaaaacatttgtttttatctAACCTCTGAGATAAAACATATCAATTTCACAAGAGAGAACTGATATCATTTGCAGCAGAAACAGTTTAAAAAATTGTTCAGAAATGTATAATTGTCTCTGTATAGTAATTATTTCTCAGATCTAATGCCAAAATAATTCCTGCACACTAAATGCTTCTAGTGCTGTACATCAGCTCACAAAATCAAAATGAACAAAACATGAGCTAGTATCTATTTATATTACATCATAATGTTACAGTCCCATCTCCTCACCGCTTTCAGTATGAGGGCTCTGATCTGCTCCCCGGAGGCATTCGCTGCCTTCTTTATCATGGCCACCTCTCCCTCCAGGGCTGTCTTCTCAGCCTTCCTGGCCCCCAGCGCAGCTCCCAGGTCAGCTTTATCCTTCCTCAGGTTAATGTTGTTCTCGCTGATCCTGTTCAAACTCTGCTCCagctcctctaccctcctctcttcagCAGACTTCTCTGGCTGGCCGTAGACCAGGAACAGCACCAGGCTCACGATGATGAGGGACTGgatcagagaggagaagaagaagaccaCCCTCATGTAATAGCCGCAGCTCTTTCCCTTTGCCTTGTGGATGTCCTTGGCCTCCAGACCAAACTTGGCCTGTGAGTAGCTGTTGCCACTGTACATCTCTGCTGGATGTCGGTGTGGTCAAGAAGAGGGTATTGAAAAGTCAATGGAGGTCTCTTTGGTTTCTCAGGGGAATTTCCCTCCTTCAAAAAGCTCTCTTGGTGCTCTCTCAAAAGTGCTGAAGCCTCAAAATGAGTAAACTCTTAGGTTACTAATGTTTAAAACGAACCAGAGTCAAATTCTCTTTGTCAGTAGTCCTGTATCTATGTAAAGGGTGACCCTGAGGACCATGTTTATAAACGCGGAGGCACACTTCCTACACTGTGACTCCTTCCTGGCCCTCCCCTGGCCCCTGggtagcccagcccagccagcgcACCGCTCCAGAGGTTATCATAACTTCACCCTGCCCTGCGGTCAGCAGGGACGTCTGGGCTGACATCACTTTCACATTGCTAGCACTGCACAGCCCTCCTACAACTGTCAGAGACTATCATCACAGAATAACATATCAAATATATTGAAATAAAAAACGACAATGTACAAAGACATATCAAATCCAtatagtaatgtcatgagttATTTGCAGATGGTATATGGCTGAAGGACTGATCCATCTATCTTGGTATGTTACTGTGAACATCTATCTTATTGTTTTATGTCAACCCAACAGGAGCTGAGATACCAGTCGTTtcatttgaaaataaaaagcattacaaaaaaaatattagaaaTGAGGTTGAGATTATCATGTTGGGAGATACTTTGCATCCTAGACACCAGAGCAGGCTCTGTGTAttcttcctctctcacccctcccagACACCAGCCCAGGATTCTCACAGTcagacctctctcacccctcccagACACCAGCCCAGGCTTCTCACAGTCAGACCTCTCTCACCCTTCCCAGACACCAGCCCAGGCTTCTCACAGTCagacctctctcaccctcccagaCACCAGCCCAGGCTTCTCACAGTCAGACCTCTCTCACCCTTCCCAGACACCAGCCCAGGCTTCTCACAGTCAGACCTCTCTCACCCTTCCCAGACACCAGCCCAGGCTTCTCACAGTCagacctctctcaccctcccagaCACCAGCCCAGGCTTCTCACAGTCAGACCTCTCTCACCCTTCCCAGACACCAGCCCAGGCTTCTCACAGTCAGACCTCTCTCACCCTTCCCAGACACCAGCCCAGGCTTCTCACAGTcagacctctctcacccctcccagACACCAGCCCAGGCTTCTCACAGTCAGACCTCTCTCACCCTTCCCAGACACCAGCCCAGGCTTCTCACAGTCagacctctctcaccctcccagaCACCAGCCCAGGCTTCTCACAGTCAGACCTCTCTCACCCTTCCCAGACACCAGCCCAGGCTTCTCACAGTGACCTCTCTCACCCTTCCCAGACACCAGCCCAGGCTTCTCACAGTCAGACCTCTCTCACCCTTCCCAGACACCAAATGTGGACGTGGCCCGTGCAGCACTGTGGGGAATAGTTGTTATTTTGTGATCCCTGAGAGGAGGACAGTTCCTTATTGTTCTGTTAACTCCTCTATCATAGCTGcccctgtgtctgtgtgctgCCTGGGGAACAGGAAATAGCATCTGCATGTGTGGATCACATTGTTCATTCATTTGTGGATGGAATGTGATCAGGAATTTGGCATTTCGGTTGTTTAGCATGATAGCACAGCGTTTTACTCcgaaatgtgattttcttttaaTTAATCAGAAGTTACTGGAATTTCTGTTTTGTTATATATTTTTGTACGATTGTTAAAATATTTTACAAtataaaacatacacatacaaactaCAACATACAGATGCACACCTACATGCACATAACCCTGCCCCACCTGCTCACAACCCCCATCTCCTCTTTGCCAAATGGCCTCAAACTGCAcaattgtgtttctctctgttgcCCATGCACtgtaaacatttaattgaaacaTTTAATAatagataataaagcatttgactTTTGGTTGATTTCCAGTGTTTAAGTATATGTTATTTCAAGATGATTGAAGATCATTTCTGTGTCTGGGGGGCTGCTGTGAACACTGTGAGTGAAGTGCTGAAAGATTTGTTTTTAGAAGCATTGCGTACAGTCATTAAACTTGGTCTAATATAATCGAAAGTCTACTAAAGTGAGACTTTGTTCTTGGTTATTTACATAGATTTGTTCTCAAGCTAGGTTGCTTTTCAATGTTTGAGTGTGCTTCCACTGCTAGCAGAAAGAGACCTCTACTGGTGAGACTCACTGGACGACCCAAGTGGCCCTGTTACCAAGGTAAcattctttatttaaccaggtaaagttgactgagaacacattctcatttacaccaacaacctggggaatagttacaggggagaggagatgaatgagccaattgtaacctggggatgattaggtgactgtATGAAGGCCAgatttgggaatttagccaggacactggggttaacacccttaCTCTTACAATAAGGGCAACgcgatctttagtgaccacagagtcaggacacctgtttaacgtcttatccgaaagacagcaccctacacagggcaatgtcccaaatcactgccctgggggatTGGGAAATTtgttttagaccagaggacagaAATAGTGCCTCCTGTTGGccatccaacaccacttccagcagcatctggtctcccatccaggactaaccctgcttagcttcagaggccagccagcagtgggatgcagggtggtatgccgCTGGCTCAATGCAGCAGCCGAAACATTTTGGTTAGAAGACTCAGATCACAGAATATTCAATCGAACAATATAGCACATTACTTACTTACTAGTAATACATTTCATGTTTTAGAAATATTGCTAAACGTGCTCATTTATTTTTTGGATTAATTATGGCGGAAACATATTTTGTCTGGTAGATTATAGTGTCTGGTAGATACATTTTAATCTACCTGCCAGTGCCTGGTATACAAAAAAAAGTTAGTTTTAGGCCCTGATTCCActtcacaatacgttgacaaattacaATGATTGAACCAGGGTGTGCCGAGCGGGTGGCTACTGACATATTTGATTTCTGTTCTTAAATCCGTTTTAGAGAGGCTGTTGATGTTTTTGCCATAACCTCTCAAGATAGATGCTTATTAAAACATGATATATTTTTTGAAGTGTTATGAGATACAGGTCAGAGGGACTGACATCTCTGAAACAAAAACAGTCTAAACTGCCTTTGTCTCCATAACTCTAAAATAAAGACTGTGGTCCTTGAGGGATGTTTATCCTCGCTTTTTAAATCAAATATTTAATTATACCTGGGTCTCTAATCTCAATAGATGCCCCTACAAAGCAGTATATTAccagtgaaacattaaaaagagACCGTAGCCCCACGAGTGCAGGGGCTGTCAACCATTACTTGACTAAACTTtctaaaggacacacacacacacacacacacacacacacacacacacacacacacacacacacacacacacacacacacacacacacacacacacacacacacacacacacacacacacacacacacacacacacacacacatatatatatatatatactgccaCCTACTGGTGAAAATACATACTGGGTCTGGGACACAAAAAACATGTAGATTAAACCTAACATTTATCTTTTAATCATCAGATACAGATCAACGAAAGTACAAttgacaaaacaagcaacatATGTGGGAATATAAACAGCCGATCTGACAAGGCAAACGTACCCATCAGAGGGTGTACGGATGGAAAAACAAGAAAATTAATCAGTTTACAACCTTTCCCAAACTGCCCATGACAACAACCTTGCTCCTGACAGT is drawn from Oncorhynchus tshawytscha isolate Ot180627B linkage group LG05, Otsh_v2.0, whole genome shotgun sequence and contains these coding sequences:
- the plvapb gene encoding plasmalemma vesicle associated protein b — protein: MYSGNSYSQAKFGLEAKDIHKAKGKSCGYYMRVVFFFSSLIQSLIIVSLVLFLVYGQPEKSAEERRVEELEQSLNRISENNINLRKDKADLGAALGARKAEKTALEGEVAMIKKAANASGEQIRALILKASQCETDKKKLEMSRATQVRGPTTPFIFATPNTEVKTLQSLNSQQAAMIKLIEANFTQTNQYIRIERDNAIKDRDAHNLETISLRRENNNLKEHLKLYTQKCKEDFAKSLEGIQMVTSNFLVRIDNLFPHSMTFHLTCEKQTEQMENIRARCSNLSKEVEDKFQRYLDNVGNKVANIQVQSSRLEVQNSHLTLDLQQCVQNRSVTAAEGSRLLLEIRENHDRQVETLLKEQNRLREEKSLQGERLILREAEVKTLNGNVESLTTALTNCNPKLTGQKPLGLMSALKGGPSNAAPVISKPHMAR